GGATGGGTAGACCAGTGAGACATTTAGGCCCAGTCGGTACAGCTCTGGGTGTATTGATAACACAAGGGAGGTTCGTGTGGGTTTACCCGTGTAGTGCTCCACGAGGTGGGTGAGGGAGGGGAAGGTGAGACGGGGCGAGATGTAGTGCCAGCCATTCTCGATGCGGTGGATGCGGTAGTGTTTGATGGAGTGATGATCAGGCCTGCTGCTCTTTCGCACCGAGAGTGTGTGAGCACCTGCTACCAGAGACAGACACGGGGAccggaggagggggggggtgttgctaTCATTTCCCTGTTACAATTTTAGCCCTTTTTCTTGTGCTAGTGTGGGTAGCTGTGTGTATACATTACATGTGTAACTATTTATACATCATTCTTCAAGATGCATCTAAATGCACTTAAGTTCTTCCTGTGCCATGTCTGAACTGTTTacttgtgtgtttgcgtgtgtgtgtgtgcgtgtgcgtgtgtgtgtacacaccgtATTCACTATGACTCTCTCTGATCAGAAAGGAGCCAGGCTGATTATGAGGGAGAAGAAGCAGTTCCTCTGCCTTCTCTCTACTGAGGCCTACAAACTGCcacctgtaaacacacacacacacacacacacacacacacacacacacacacacacagttacccaCAACTAAAAAAAAATACCCATCTTATTATAGTTACAACATCTGCAACTCACTCTGCACCTTCTCAGTTAGACTGCACCCTAACAGAAACAAAAGGGGTCCGACCCCCCAACTGAGATGAAAGGACGAGGGGGGAGCGAGGAAACACAGTACAGCAGAGAGTGAAAACAGAGCTGGGGCTCCAGACAGGAGAGTCACACCCACATGACCCCACCATGGCCTACAAACCTAAGCAACTATGGAATCAGATGTACATGGAAAGTCCTCACTGTATGCAGCTGTGaaccccccaaaacacacacacacacacacttactttacCCTCTTTCTGTTTCAtccaaaaacaaagaaaagaaaaaagaacaaCCTTGTACAGGAAACTGTCAGCCTGACTCAGTCACCCCCCACGATAGACACTTTGGTTACTCAGACGTTATCATGTTACTGTAACACTTGTCAGCATGCAAGCTAGAAATGTGTAATATGCAGCAAATTAATTACTGTTAGAAACAAGTGGGTTTGCCCTGGGCACGGGACCCTGCAGAGAGCATGGCGGAGGTCACGGCTGTGGCTCTCAGGCTCTCAGGAACACCTCCACCATACCTGTTGTAGAGTTTAGCTGTGTAGCTACTGGGAATGTAGCTCTCTTGTCCTGTGACCGAGGAACTGACTCTCCACCACTCTCCCTCgctggaacacacacaaacacacacgcatgcgcgcacacacacaccagttatttagttttttttcaaTCTAAATGCTCTGGCAAATGTAGGATCCTTTTTCCCCGGGTACACAGAAGATCTGATGGGGTGTGAATCTTACTCAGACAGCACGTTGAGCCTTTCGCCCACTCTGACGCTGCATTCTGCCGGACCTCCT
This sequence is a window from Brachyhypopomus gauderio isolate BG-103 chromosome 21, BGAUD_0.2, whole genome shotgun sequence. Protein-coding genes within it:
- the sla2b gene encoding src-like-adapter 2 isoform X4 produces the protein MGCCPSIGRRHSALASLDQDERAPSHAVDSGRYVVVALFDYPSGGPAECSVRVGERLNVLSDEGEWWRVSSSVTGQESYIPSSYTAKLYNRWQFVGLSREKAEELLLLPHNQPGSFLIRESHSEYGAHTLSVRKSSRPDHHSIKHYRIHRIENGWHYISPRLTFPSLTHLVEHYTVSDGLCCLLREPCFVRGSNNVPVVSGPPPVAVRKPTLNWRDVNSSMIFGPQKDGVDTSLVSEGLKECMTSYLYMTEDCGDWDT
- the sla2b gene encoding src-like-adapter 2 isoform X2 — its product is MGCCPSIGRRHSALASLDQDERAPSHAVDSGRYVVVALFDYPSGGPAECSVRVGERLNVLSDEGEWWRVSSSVTGQESYIPSSYTAKLYNRWQFVGLSREKAEELLLLPHNQPGSFLIRESHSEYGAHTLSVRKSSRPDHHSIKHYRIHRIENGWHYISPRLTFPSLTHLVEHYTEVSDGLCCLLREPCFVRGSNNVPVVSGPPPVAVRKPTLNWRDVNSSMIFGPQKDGVDTSLVSEGLKECMTSYLYMTEDCGDWDT
- the sla2b gene encoding src-like-adapter 2 isoform X3, whose product is MGCCPSIGRRHSALASLDQDERAPSHAVDSGRYVVVALFDYPSGGPAECSVRVGERLNVLSDEGEWWRVSSSVTGQESYIPSSYTAKLYNRWQFVGLSREKAEELLLLPHNQPGSFLIRESHSEYAGAHTLSVRKSSRPDHHSIKHYRIHRIENGWHYISPRLTFPSLTHLVEHYTVSDGLCCLLREPCFVRGSNNVPVVSGPPPVAVRKPTLNWRDVNSSMIFGPQKDGVDTSLVSEGLKECMTSYLYMTEDCGDWDT
- the sla2b gene encoding src-like-adapter 2 isoform X5, producing the protein MGCCPSIGRRHSALASLDQDERAPSHAVDSGRYVVVALFDYPSGGPAECSVRVGERLNVLSDEGEWWRVSSSVTGQESYIPSSYTAKLYNRWQFVGLSREKAEELLLLPHNQPGSFLIRESHSEYAGAHTLSVRKSSRPDHHSIKHYRIHRIENGWHYISPRLTFPSLTHLVEHYTEVSDGLCCLLREPCFVRGSNNVPVVSGPPPVAVRKPTLNWRDVNSSMIFGPQKDGVDTSLIIFYR
- the sla2b gene encoding src-like-adapter 2 isoform X1, translating into MGCCPSIGRRHSALASLDQDERAPSHAVDSGRYVVVALFDYPSGGPAECSVRVGERLNVLSDEGEWWRVSSSVTGQESYIPSSYTAKLYNRWQFVGLSREKAEELLLLPHNQPGSFLIRESHSEYAGAHTLSVRKSSRPDHHSIKHYRIHRIENGWHYISPRLTFPSLTHLVEHYTEVSDGLCCLLREPCFVRGSNNVPVVSGPPPVAVRKPTLNWRDVNSSMIFGPQKDGVDTSLVSEGLKECMTSYLYMTEDCGDWDT